GAGGTGGGATATTTGTAAATGTGTCACGTTGACCTATATATGTTTTCTGTTCCCTCCGTAGGTGTGGCTGCTGTCCCTCCCTAATGCCTGTTTCTCCAGGCTATGCACGTCTTAACCAAAATGAGCCAATGAACTCTCTGCGCATCTCTGTTGGAGGACTCCCAATGCTGACTTCCATGACCAACACCACTGACTCGCGTTTCCGCATCAAATGGAAAGCCATTGTGCTGGTAGTGTCAGCACTAACCCTTGTCCTCCTCATCTACATGCAGCTTTTGCCCTTTCACCCCCAACCCAGAGGCAAATACGGTTTGAAGTTAAACCATCAGGAGGTGAGAACGGAGGGCCACTATAATGACACATACCCTCTCAGTCCACCAGAGCGCACGGCACAGGGCACACGCTACCGTATAGGGGTCATCGCGGATCTGGACACGAACTCGCTCAGCGACAAAAAGCTGACCTGGTTCAGCTACATGCTGAAGGGTCACCTCCTGGTGTCAGAGAGTGGAGACACAGTGGCGGTCGAATGGGATCAGGACAGGGTGGTCTTGGAAAGCCATCTGGCAGAGAAGGGTCGGGGCATGGAGCTCTCCGAATTAGTGGTGTTTAATGGCAAACTGTACAGCGTGGATGATCGTACGGGTGTTATATATAACATAGATGGACTTAAGGCAGTGCCCTGGGTCATACTGCCAGATGGCGATGGCTCTGTTTCAAAAGGTTGGTGTTGCTCTAGTACCCTATTTGCAATCCAAAAATCCCAAATATTTTCACCTTAGTCATgggtattgagggtggaagaGCGCTCTTTGTTGAGTTGTTGGGACTGATTTCCCAAGAAACTGTTTCATCACATGTATCTGCCTGTTTATGtcttatttgtaaataaaggAAAGTAGGTAAAGCTACTACTATAAGCAGTGGTAGTAACTTGAAGCCACAACAACTGAACCTTGAACTGAGAAGAGTTTGCACGCTAAAGAAAAAGTGACAATATCCATAATATGCCAGTAATCTCTAAACCAGTTCCACCAGTATGTCTAATGTCAGCACTGCCAATTGATGAAACAATTGATTTCAACCTGTTAAACCAACAGTGGCATATGTATAACCAACCTGCCTGCTCATAAGACATATTTTTAGATATCCATCATTCATTACTGGGAGAGTCTTGATGTTGTTAGTGACCTTCACaacgtactcaccccttgtcatccaagaatccaagatgtccatgtctttctttcttcagtcgtaaagaaattatgtttttttgagggaaaacatttctgcatttttctccatataatggactgttatggtgccccgagtttgaactttcaaaatgcagtttaaatgcggcttcaaacgcgGTTGTaagcgatcccagccgaggaagaggggtcttatctagtgaaacaattggttattttcattaaaaaaaaaaaaaaacaatttaaatactttttaatctcaaacactcgtcttgtcttgctctccctgaactctgtgtattctggtatTTTCGTATTctatcgtattttctccctcaacttcaaaaatcatttcaaaatgatcctacatcgctacagaagtaccgacccagtctttgcaaagaagatcaaacacccttaacaaaaaaggtaaaacaggaatataggacgattttgagtttttcaacatacctttaactgtcatgaaccagaaaaaaacagttctggcagagtaagacaagacaagcgttgacattaaaaagtatataaattgttttatttttatgaaaataaccaattgtttcacaagatgagacccttcttccttggctgggatcgtttgaagccgaatttaaactgcactttggaagtttatactcggggcaccatagaagtccactatatggagaaaaatgctgaatgactttcctcaaaaaaacataatttgaaagaaagacatgaacatcttggatgacaagggggtgagtaaattgtctgcaaatttttgttctggaagtaaacttctccttgaatgtaaaataaatctataataatgaatgtaataCAGTACAAACAATTCACACATGATATCTGTGTTTTTTCTGACATTCTCTAGGATTTAAGGCTGAGTGGCTTGCAGTAAAGGACGAGCACCTATATGTGGGGGGTTTGGGGAAGGAGTGGACCACCACCAATGGGGAAGTGCTCAATGACAATCCTGAGTGGGTAAAAGTGGTGGGATTCCACGGAGATGTACAGCACCAGAACTGGGTTCCAAAGTACAATGCTCTCCGCAGCGCTGCAGGCATCAATCCGCCTGGTAAATCTGTCTGACACAATCTTAAAAATCTAACTAGTGAGATTCACTAGTGTTCAGTCATTAAgaattaatgtttcattttcagTCCTGTTCATTTCCTTTCTATTGTCATCTCAGGGTACCTCATACATGAGTCTGCAGCTTGGAGTGATACATTACAACGCTGGTTCTTTCTTCCACGACGTGCTAGCAGTGAGCGGTATGATGAGACAGCAGATGAGCGACGGGGCACCAATCTAATGCTCAGCTGCTCGCCAGACTTCCAGGACATTAAAGTGAGAAACGTTGGTCCCCTGAACCCTACGCATGGCTTTTCTTCCTTCAAGTTTGTCCCCAATACAGATGACCAGATTATTGTTGCCCTAAAGTCAGAAGAGGATGCTGGGAAAATCGCCACTTACATTGTGGTGTTCACCCTAGACGGCCGAATCCTGCTTTCTGAAACTAAGATTGGGGACGTGAAGTATGAGGGACTTGAATTCATTTAGTGACAAAAGGATTGTCTGAAGGTAAATACATAACGAGGACCGGTAAATACCATTTAGATGAGGAAAATCTAGATGTGAACAGTGAGGAGTCTTTATGTTAAAATAGTTGAATGACATTCAAATAATGCCAACTGGCCATTGGTGGCCATTGCCTAAAGTGTGGTTGTGGTTATAGAAGCGAAAGGAACTAGGACCTTTTTGAACCTTTATTTTGAGAGACTTATCAGAGCCTTCATCAAAAGTTTCTCATAGCCATTTTCAACAATGACCGTTAGTGGTTTTACGCCAATACTGTACTTACCGTGTAATGAATGTGACAGAATGAATGAAGTGATAGACTGTAGTATGTGCAAAAAATAGTTTACTCTACACATATTATAGCAATTACCATGTGGTTTTGTTGAATGTCTTTTAttaattgtgcatttttttttaactttcttgATCAGTGTCTTAAGCAGATCAGctacttttaaaaaagaactGAACTGTCACAAAAatcgattttatttttcattgatgCACCagagttatttatttgttgttgctgtttttttttttttttttttttttttttttttcctgaacacAATAGATTGAaggttttaaagaaaaaaaaatgtgtacctCAATTCCTTTATCCAGTTGTTTGAATCAGAGTCTGTTTATATGGTTTTAgggattttgttaaaaaataaaaaaattaatcacattTCATTTGAATGCACAGGATATTCTGCACACGCAGTGTGGTTGTTGAcagttttgcatttattcattcataggTACTAGTCTTAGAGACTCTTGACTTGAGCCAGTAAGCCAGTAAGTGGTTTTCCGAAAGCAATGTGCCACCTAGAATACTGTACATactaacagtaaaaaatattatagtgATAAGTACACAACAAAAACCCCAGTGTTAAATTAACTCTcccttatttgtttatttaagtttatttaagtCCACAATCAAGCGGTTCTCAGTGCTGGCCCTGGGGACCCCCACTCTGCGCATTTtgtcaaaacctaaaaatattagacattgtttatataatgataccttaaatttaactttttgtcagctgtTTACAAAACGGAAGGtagcattttgttgttttttttgtgtttctgtttttgacATAATTGACAGAAATATGTTGATGTGATGTGTGATTGACTGGAACT
The window above is part of the Labeo rohita strain BAU-BD-2019 unplaced genomic scaffold, IGBB_LRoh.1.0 scaffold_90, whole genome shotgun sequence genome. Proteins encoded here:
- the cant1a gene encoding soluble calcium-activated nucleotidase 1, coding for MPVSPGYARLNQNEPMNSLRISVGGLPMLTSMTNTTDSRFRIKWKAIVLVVSALTLVLLIYMQLLPFHPQPRGKYGLKLNHQEVRTEGHYNDTYPLSPPERTAQGTRYRIGVIADLDTNSLSDKKLTWFSYMLKGHLLVSESGDTVAVEWDQDRVVLESHLAEKGRGMELSELVVFNGKLYSVDDRTGVIYNIDGLKAVPWVILPDGDGSVSKGFKAEWLAVKDEHLYVGGLGKEWTTTNGEVLNDNPEWVKVVGFHGDVQHQNWVPKYNALRSAAGINPPGYLIHESAAWSDTLQRWFFLPRRASSERYDETADERRGTNLMLSCSPDFQDIKVRNVGPLNPTHGFSSFKFVPNTDDQIIVALKSEEDAGKIATYIVVFTLDGRILLSETKIGDVKYEGLEFI